The DNA region GGCCTCCTGCTCGACCTCCTCCATGTCCACGAGCTTCTGCGCCTCTTCCTGCGCTATGATCTTGCGCGCCTCCCTGACAGGCACCTTTCGGCGTCGCTGGCGCCTCGGGAGAAGCCCCCCGAAGAGGTCCTGCATGTTGATGCCCATCTCCTCCACACCAGCGCCGCTGAAGACTTCGAGCATAGGCGGGGTTTGGTCCTCGACAGTGACCTCGATCATCATGTCCTCGAGCTCCCCCGCGGCAAGCTTCGCCCTGAGTTCGTCTCGCCTAGCCTTCGCCTCCGCCTGCCTCGACTGAAACGATTCATCGTCCCGGATGAGCCCCAGCCCTCCCATGAGGGCGCTCAGCGGGTTCCTCTCCGACTCACGGCTGGGGATGGGCGCCATTATATCGAGAAGCCTCTCGTCTACCACCGCTTCCGCCCGGTGATATACCTGCACTGTTTTCTCCGCCTTCACCATCCTCACCGACGTCTCCACGAGGTCCCTGATGATGGAGTCCACATCCCTGCCCACGTAACCGACCTCCGTGAACTTCGTGGCTTCCACCTTGATGAACGGGGCATTCACCAATCTCGCGAGCCGTCTCGCGATCTCCGTCTTGCCCACTCCAGTGGGGCCTATCATGAGGATGTTCTTCGGCACGACTTCGTCACGTAATGGCGCGGGCAGCTTGAGCCTGCGATACCTGTTGCGCAAAGCTATGGCCACCGCGCGTTTGGCTCTCGCCTGGCCGACTATGTACTTGTCGAGCTCCTCGACGATGGCTCGGGGTGTCAGGTCCTCCACCCTCGCGCCTCCCTTCGCAATCTCATATCTCCTCGAACGTGATCTCCTCGTTCGTATATATGCAGATCGATGAGGCTATCTTGAGAGACTCCACCACGATGTCCCGACACGAAAGGTCCGTGTGGCGCAGGAGCGCCCTTGCGGCGGCCAAGGCATACGGGCCTCCCGATCCGACGGCAGCGACGCCGTCGTCGGGTTCGATGACGTCTCCACTTCCTGACACCACTAGCAGGTGTGAAGCATCCGCGACGACTAAGAGGGCTTCCAGCTTGCGCAGAGCCCTATCGAGCCTCCATTCCTTTGCAAGCTCTACGGCTGCCCTGGGAAGGTTGCCCCGGAACTCCTCCAGCTTACCCTCGAACTTCTCGAAAAGCGCGAAGGCGTCAGCGGCCGCGCCAGCGAAACCAGCAAGGACCTTCCCATCGTGTATCCTTCTTACCTTCTTCGCTCTATGTTTCATCACGGTGTTAGCGAATGTCACCTGGCCGTCACCTGCGACGGCCACGTGACCGTCCTTCTTCACGGCGACCACTGTCGTGGCGTGAAACACATGGCTCCCTCCTTCTGGTCAGGCTCGGGGGTGAGCCTTGTCGTAGACGAGCCTCAGCTTCTCTCTGCTCACATGGGTATAGATCTGCGTGGTCGAAATGCTCACATGGCCGAGCAGCTCCTGCACGGCTCGAAGGTCCGCACCGTGGTCAAGGAGATGGGTGGCAAAGGAGTGCCTGATTGCGTGAGGGCTCACCTTCTTGTCTATACTGACCTGCCTTATGTACTTGTCGAGCATGAGCTGAACGGCTCTGGTCGAAAGCCTCCGCCCTCCGCGATTCAAGAAGAGCGCCTCCTCGCCAGCTGCCTCTTCACGACGACCGCCCGCGAGAACAGGCCTGCCCTTCGCGATGTACTCTCTCAGCGCGTCTGCCGCACGCTCGCCGATTGGCACCACGCGCTCCCTCCCGCCTTTCCCGAAGGCTCTTGCGAACCCGTGCGACAAGTCCACGTCAGCCATGTCAAGACCCACGAGTTCGCTCACACGCAGTCCCGCGGCGTACAGCGTCTCCAGGACGGCCCTGTCCCGAAGCCCGATCGGCGTATCCGATGCGGGAGCCTCCACGAGGCTGGTCACGTTCTCTTCGTGGAGAAAGCGCGGCAACATCCTGCCCAGCTTCGGCGCGCTCACACCCCGAGCTGGGTTCGTGCGGCAGAGCCCTTGCCTGCAAAGGTATGTGAAGAACGACCTTACGGCCGCAAGGCGGCGTGCGATGGTGCGTCTCGAGTACCGGGCCTTCTGCAGGTTCGCAAGGTACGCGCGGACCTCAAGGTGGCTTACTTCGGAAAGGTCCTTCCTCTCCTTGAGAGCCTCGTCGAGGAAGTCTATGAAACACCGCAGGTCATGGGAATAAGCTTCGAGCGTATGGGGCGACACGCCCTTTTCAAGCGCGAGGTGCGCGAGAAACCCGTCGACTTGCGAGGCCAGCAAAGGCGCAGCCCCCTTCCGGCTCATGTCATGTCTCTAGCCGCTTGCCTCCCCGCAGATCAGGCAGCCCCCTGTGGACGAAGTAACGGAGCCGGCGATGAGGCGCACGGCCGCGGCCCTGCTGAGAAGCCCTCTTGGCGCCCATCTAGCCTCAAATTCTACCATAGTTATAATATTTGTTCAACCCCACTCCGCAGAGTTTTCTCGAAATCTTTCGCGGCATTCAGGGCTCGAGTCGAAATCGCCCGCCTTGCCGCCCTTCCCCGCCCTCCTCCCGAGGCGCGCGGCATGATGCCGAAATTCGCGTTCATCGGCTGGAAGCCTCCAGCGTGAGGCGAGGTGATATACTGACACAGGCTGCCGTGGACCGTTTCCCTCGGGAACACCACGGGAGCCAGCCCGAGAGCTAGTCTCGACGCGTTTACCCCCGCCACTAGCCCCGAAGCCGCAGACTCCAGGTATCCCTCCACGCCGGTCAGCTGCCCAGCGAAAAAGAGCGTGTCACGCAAGCGACACTGCATGGTCGGTCGGAGGAGTTCGGGCGAGTTCACGTAAGTGTTCCTGTGCATCACCCCAAGCCTAACGAAATGCGCGCGCTCCAAGCCTGGAATCATCCGAAAGACACGTCGCTGTTCGTCCCAGGCAAGCCGCGTCTGAAAGCCCACCATGTTGAGGAGCGTCCCCTCTTCGTCCTCCCGCCTGAGCTGCACCACTGCGTACGGCCTCTCGCCGGTCCGCGGGTCGACCAAACCGACGGGACGCAGAGGTCCGTAGACGAGTGCCTCCTTGCCCCTCCGAGCCAGAACCTCCACAGGCATACACGACTCGAAGACCTTCGTGTCCTCGAAGCCGTGGACCGGAGCGCACCTCGCGGAAACGAGCGCTTCGTGGAAGCGCTCGTACTCCTCTTTCGTCATCGGGCAGTTGAGATAGTCCTTCCCCCCGCGACCGTAACGCGCCGCCCAGAAGGCCTTCGACATGTCGCAGGACTCGGCGGTCACTATCGGGGCCACCGCATCGTAGAAGTACAGATGCTCCGTCCCCGCAAGCCCCGCTATGGCCGCAGCCATGTCATCGGAAGTGAGGGGACCCGTCGCTATCACCGTCGGGACATCTTCGGGGATCCCCCTCATCTCCCTCCTCACCAACTTCATGTTCGGGCACCTTTCAACGTACGCGGTCACCAGGCGGGCAAACCGCCGCCTGTCGCACGCCAACGCGGACCCCGCTGGTATCCTCGAGCATTCCGCGCACCTCATGATGATCGACCCAAAGATCCTCATCTCCTCTTTGAGGACCCCTGCGGCGTTCAAGAGGCTGTCCGAGCCGAGAGAATTCGAGCAGACGAGCTCACCAAGGTCTCCTGTGGCGTGGGCTGGGGTCATCAACGACGGGCGCATCTCGAAAAGGACCACTCGCAGTCCTCTCCTGGCCACCTGCCAAGCTGCCTCGCTTCCGGCAAGACCTCCTCCCACCACTATCACGTCCGCTCCATCGATGTCGACCGCGGTCGTTTGCATAGCTGAACTCACCACGCAGCAAAGTCAGGGTCTGCAGTCGCTGCACTCAGAGGATGCTCACGCGTTGGCTCCCGCGCCGCCAGGCTCCGCCTTTCCCTCTTCACGATAGTCGCAGGTCTCTCTCACGCAAGCCCGCACCCCGCCCCCTCTCCCGCGCTTCACAAGGAATGCGCCGCACTTGGGACAGGTGACCTTCAGCGGAGTGTACCACGTGGTGAACCGGCAGTCCGGGTACCTACTGCAGCCATAGAACTTCCGGCCCTTCTTCGTCCTGCGCTCCACCACCTCCGCGCCACACTCGGGGCAGGCCACTCCCGTAGAGCGCACGATCTTCTTCGTGAAGGTACAATCGGGATACCCCTGGCAACCGAGGAACGTTCCAAACCTCCCATGTTTCACCACGAGCGGGCGCCCACACTCGGGGCACTTCTCGTCGGTAACCTCGTCGGGGATCTTCACTCGCCCCATGGTTTCCTCTGCCGCCGTCACGACCTTCTGGAAGGGGACGTAGAATTCGTCGACCACCCTCACCCAGTCGAGCTCGCCCTCTGCGATCCTGTCGAGCTTGCTTTCCACGTCGGCAGTGAACGCCACGTCCACCACTTGCGGGTATACCTGCTTCAGAACGTCTACGACGACGAACCCAAGCTGAGTTGGATGAAATCTCCTGTCCTCCAGAACGACGTACCCACGCCTCAGGATCGTGTCGATGATGGGTGCGTACGTACTCGGCCTTCCTATGCCGTTTTCCTCCAACGCCTTGACGAGCGTGGCCTCAGTGTAGCGCGGCGGCGGCTCCGTGAAATGCTGGGCGTGCTCCAACTTCACAAGGGCAAGTTCCTCACCCTCGCGCACCTCTGGAAGGCTCTGTTCCTCCCCCTTCTCAGTGTCGGAGGCCTCCTGATACACCATGGCGAAGCCGGGGAACTTCACCCTGGAACCCGTGGCTCTGAAGGTGTATCCCCTCGCCCGGACATCCACGCTCATGGCGTCGAGCACGGCCGATTCCATCTGGCTCGCCACGAACCTCTCCCATATCAACCTGTACAGTCTGTACTGGTCACGAGTGAGGTATTGCTTCACGTGGTCCGGCAGCCTCTCCACGTTTGTGGGGCGTATCGCTTCATGCGCGTCCTGGCTCGTCGTCTTCGCGCGGTAGCGCCTCGGGTGCCCCGGGGCGTACTCCCGCCCGTATGTCTTTACGATGAACGCCCTCGCGGCTTGTTCCGCTTCAGCGGCCACCCGCACTGAGTCCGTGCGGATGTACGTCACCAACCCCACGCTTCCCTCGTCGCCGAGCGGTAAGCCCTCGTATAGCTGCTGGGCCACCATCATCGTCTTCTTCGACCCGAAGCCGAGCCTCCGCGAAGCCTCCTGCTGCATGGTGCTCGTGGTGAATGGGGGCGAGGGGTTTCTCCGGCGCTCCTTTCTAGAAACTTGCTCGACTAGGTACGTTGCACCTTCGAGCTCCTTCAGAATGGATCCGGCTTCGCCTTCGTTTCTGATCTCGACTTTCTTTCCGCCCCGTAGCACGAGCTTGGCGGGGAACTCCCGCCCTCCCTCACCTGATAGGAGGTGAGCGGTTATGGACCAGTACTCCTCCCTGACATGCGCTTGTATTTCCCTCTCCCTGTCGCAGACCAGCCGTACCGCCACAGACTGGACTCTTCCGGCGGACAACCCTCTACGGACCTTCTTCCACAGAAGCGGGCTCAGTCCGTAACCGACAAGCCTATCGAGCACGCGTCTAGCCTGCTGCGCGTTCACACGGGCCATGTCGATGGGCCTTGGGCTGCCCAAGGCGGCTCTCACGGCCGTCCGGGTTATCTCATTGAACTCGATCCGGCAAGGGCTCCCCGGGTCGATCCCCAGCACCTGTGTGAGGTGCCACGATATCGCCTCACCTTCACGGTCTGGGTCGGTCGCGAGCAGCACCCCGTCCACCGATGCCACCGCTCCCTTGAGCTCTCGGATGATATCACCCCTGTCTTTGATGAGCACGTAATGAGGGGCGTACCCACCTTTCAGGTCCACTCCGAGCTTGCTCTTGGGAAGATCGCGCACATGCCCCTTGGAAGCTTTCACCGTGAACCCGGAGCCGAGGAACTTGCCGATGGTCTTCGCCTTTGCAGGCGATTCCACTATCACGAGGGATTTCGACATTCCGACACTCCTCACCCATTCTGTGCTTTCGCTCAGTGAAGCAGCCGAGGCCGAGGTCCTGCGTCTTGCTCCTCGTCCTCCTCCCCAGCATCGTCGTCCCCGTCGCGCCCGCTGGCTTTCCAAAGGATGATGGCTGCCCTATCTCTGTCCGCTATCACGCTGGATAGCACCAGCGCCAACTCCTTCGCGTCGACCTCGCCGGACTCGAGGGTCGCAATGAGGAGGAGAGCCTCTTCGAGCTCATCGGCTCTGACGAGGTCGGCTTCCTGTAGGAAAGCAAGAAGGCCCCAAGCGTCGACGGTTAGCTTCTGTCGTTCATGTGCGTTTAATACCCTTCGCGGAGCGGCCGCAAGTCGGCGCCTTCCGCGCGTCTGGTCGCGTTTGCTGCAGGCCACCCTATCACCTTCCTCACGAGCGTCGCGCGTAGCCGTCGAGAGAACGCTCAACAATCCCGCGAAGCTCCAGCGACCCGAGAGCGACTGCAACGTCTTGGGGGGCCAGCCCCGTCTCGTATACTATATCATCGGCGGACACCGGAGAGAATCCCATCACCGCAAGGACTCTTCTCTCCCGAGCTGACAGACTCGACTCACCTTCCATGGTGCCCCTGTGATCCCCGCGAGGCACCTCGATCCCGAGCTCGTCGAGGACGTCCGCGATTCCCTCCACGAGCCTCGCCCCTTCCTTGATGAGGCGGTGAGTCCCCCGTGAGAGTGGGCTTTCGATGTCGCCCGGAACAGCAAAGACCTCGCGTCCCTGGTCAGCCGCAAACTCCGCCGTGATGAGCGAGCCGCTCGTTTCCCCCGCTTCCACTACAACCACACCCAGGGAGAGCCCGCTGATGATCCTATTGCGAGCTGGAAAGTTGCGAGCGAGGGGGCGGGTGCCAAGAGAGCGTTCGCTCACGAGCGCCCCGTTTCCTGCAATCTCCTGCGCGAGTTTCACGTTCTCCGGAGGGTACACCACGTCTATGCCGCACCCCAGGACTGCGATGGTGCGCCCACCGCGCTCCAGGGCGGCATGATGGGCGACCGAGTCGATGCCCCTCGCCATTCCCGATACCACAGTGAGGCCGGCCGCTGCGGCTTCGGACGAGAGAAGACGCGCTGCCCTACGGCCATAATGACTGCCCCGTCTCGACCCTACGATCGCAAGAGAGAACGCGTCCGACGGAAGGAGCGTCCCCTTGACGTAGAGCACGGGAGGAGGATGGTTGATGGTGTGCAGGCGTTCAGGATACCCAGGGTCAGAGGAGGTCACTATCTTCACGCCGAGCTTGGACGCGGTGCGAAGCTCCTCCCGCAAGAGCTTCCCGTCGCGGACTGCCGCTATCTTCCGAGCTGTCACGGGGCCGATGCCTTCCACGGTGCGAAGCTGGGCTTCGCTCGCGAGGAGGGCCTCCCGGGCAGAGCCGAATCTCTCGATGAGGCTTGCAAGCCTCTCCCCACCTATCGTGTCCACCAAGTTGAGAGCGATCACACACTCTCTCTCGTCCATGTGTTCCCAACCCATTACCGCGGCCACGAGCAGCCGCGTTCATCCTGTCGCACTTGCGGACCGCCCGACGACCGGGCGCGCTCGGGCGGGCGAGCCGCACAGCCCCAGGCCGCCCGCACGTTGCCGCCTGGGAAGCGCTCAAACGCGCTAACGGGCTGCGAATGACCTGTAGCTCACGGCCTCGCCCACGTGGCGCACGAGCAACTCGTCGTTTCCGTCGAGATCTGCTATGGTTCTGGCCACCTTCAGCACCCTGGCGTAGGCGCGCGCCGACAGACCCAGCTTGGCACAGGCAGAGTACAACATGATCCTCGCGTCCTTTGACATGCGACAGTGCTCGCGGATCTCCGCGGGTTTCATCTCCGCGTTGGTGCGAATCGAGAGCCCTTCGAACCTCTTTTCCTGGACCTCCCTGGCCGTGACCACTCTCCTCCTGATCTCTTCGGAGGTCTCCGACACTGGACCCCTCTCGACGTCTTCCATGTTCACCCTCCCCACGTGCAGATGGATGTCTATTCTGTCGAGCAGAGGCCCCGAGAGCCCGGCTAGGTACCTTTTCACCATGGCAGGGGTGCAGGTGCACCCGGTGGACCCGTAACCCCGCCCGCATGGGCACGGGTTCATGGCTCCTACGAGGATGAACCGAGCGGGAAAAGTCGCAACCCCGCCCGACCGCGATATTGTGACAAGGCCGTCTTCGAGGGGTTGCCTGAGAGCCTCCAGGGCACGTCCGGAAAACTCCGGCATCTCGTCCAGAAAAAGCACACCCCGGTGAGCGAGGGAGACCTCCCCCGGCTTGGGCACGCGGCCTCCTCCGATGAGGCCGGCCAGCGATATGCTGTGGTGGGGATCCCTGAAAGGCCGTTCCGATACGATGCTCGCGCCCGCCGGAAGGCGGCCCGCCGCGCTGTAGACCCTCGTCACCTCCAGGGTTTCGTCCCACGACAATGGCGGCAGGATGGAAGGCAGGCGCCTTGCGAGCATGGTCTTGCCCGCGCCCGGAGGCCCCACCATGAGCACGTTGTGCCCTCCTGCCGCAGCCACTTCGAGAGCACGCCTTGCGTGATCCTGTCCCAGAACATCACCAAAGTCGGGGACTCTTTCCCCGTTACCCTTGCCCGGAACGCAACGTCTCGTGGAAGGGGTCTTCCCAACGCTGATGGCCCCGGAAAGGTGACCGACCGCCTCGCGAAGCGTGCTCACCCCGTACACGTCGAGGCCGTCAACGAGCGCTGCCTCCCCGGCGTTCTCGCGTGCCACCACCATCTTCGAGAACCCTGCTGCTTTGGCGGCGAGAGCAATGGGGAGGACGCCCCACGTGCCCCGGACGTGGCCGTCCAGTGACAGCTCACCGACAAGCACCTGGCCCTCCGCCGCAGGCGCCGGGACCTCCCCGGTCGCGGTCAGAATGCCTACTGCCATTGCCAGGTCGAAACAAGCTCCCTCCTTCCGGACCATGGCCGGCGCGAGGTTGACCGTGATCCGCCGAAGGGGGAACTCGAACCCGGAGTTCCTGAGGGCTGCCCTCACTCGCTCCCGGGACTCCCGTGTGGCGGCGTCCGGCAGTCCCACCACTTCGAACGAAGGAAGGCCTGCCGACACGTCTACCTCCACGTGGACCGGGTACCCGTCCACCCCGAGAACCGCGCCGCTCGGCACCTTCGCCAGCAAAGACCTCACCTCCTGCAGTCGAAGGCGCCCTTTATGAGAGAGATGGCCGGCGGACCCACGGGGCGGATGTCCACCGCGACCACGTCGAACCTGCACTCGGCTCCGGCCATTCCGCGTTCGACGACATACGCGAGAGCCGTCCTCACCAGACGTCTACGCTTGCCCGCGGTCACCTGCTCGACGGCCCAGCCAAACCTACCAGACCTCCGCGTCTTGACCTCCACGAACACCACCGTGTCCCCATCGCGCGCCACGACGTCGATCTCCCCCGTCTTCCGGCGAAAGTTGCGTTCCAGGACGACGAATCCCACTGATTCAAGGTAATTTGCCGCAAGCTCCTCGCCCAAGACGCCCAGGCTGCCGCCAGATGCGCCCACAAGTCCCACTTCCCTGGCATGTACTGACATAGATGTCTTTTCGCTACGGGGCTGGATATTCCTGCCACTCATCGGCGGCAGATTGGCAAATTGTGTCACACCCCGAGATCCCGGGCGAAGCTGGATTGATGACAGAGGATGCGTCTGAGGAACGTTTTTCTGTGCAGTGGACACGGGCCATGCTCGAGTATGGCCGCAACGTGCTCCCGCGTGCAGTACCCCTTGTGAGACCCGATGCGGTACTGCGGGTACTGCGCGTCCCATACCTCACACATTCTATCTCTCGTGACCTTGGCGACTATGGACGCGGCTGCGATGGCCTGCGAGAGCGCGTCCCCGTGAACGATGGCGATTTGAGGAACGGGCACGCCCACCTCTTCAGCGTCCACTAGAAGGTAGTCGGGGACGATTCCGAGGCTCTCCACCGCCTTCTTCATAGCGAGCCTCGCCGCCTGCCTGATATTGATGCGGTCGACGGTCTCCGCGTCCACCGCACCGGTTCCCACGGCGACGGCCGTCTGCAGTATCGCGTCGTAAAGCTCCTCCCGCCTCTTGGGCGAGAGGGTCTTGGAATCGCGCACCCCCGGGAGCAGAGTCCCAGGCCGGAAGACTACCGCCGCGGCGACGACCGACGCGAGGAGAGCTCCGCGGCCGGCTTCATCTATCCCCGCAACGGCCACATAACCTCGATTCCACAGGCGTCGCTCGAACTCCAACAGGTCCACGCCGGAACCTTGTCTCGCTGCGGAAACGTCGGTCACGCGTAGTCACCTTCCCCGGGAGCCGGGTCCAGCGTAACCCTTCCGAACAGCCCTTTCCGAAAGTCAGACAGAACGGCGGCGGCCGCGCGAGCCGTATCGACCACGCCGCCCGGCCCCAGGCATCCACGTTTCCTGCCCGCCAACTCAAGCAAGTCGCGCCCCCCCATGGCAAGTGCATCGTGTGATCTCAGACGAGAAGCAAGGCCGTCGGGCGACGACTCCCTGAGCACCTCCAGCAACCGCTCGGCGACGTCCACGAGATCGAAGCTCTCATCGCTCACGGCCCCAGTCGCGGCGAGCTTGAACATGGCGCCCGGGTCGTCCGCCCGCGGCCAGAGGACTCCCGGGGTATCGAGCAGCTCTATCCCTCTGCCGACGGCTATCCACTGGTTGCCACGGGTGATCCCCGGCCTCGCCCCCGTCCTGGCGGACTTGCGCCCCGCTATCCTGTTCACCAGCGACGACTTCCCTACGTTGGGAATGCCGATGACCATCGCCCTGACGGCCCGCATCCTTCTCCCCCTGGCAGCCAGTCTCAGCATTATCTGGCCTGCCACGGAGGAACAAGCGGCCACCACCGCTTCGATGCCCTCTCCGGTCTCGGCGTTGACCGCATAGCAAAATGGCTCGCGCGAGCGCAGCGTCGCGAGCCACCTTCCGGTCTCGACCGGATCTGCGAGGTCCTCCTTGGCGAGAACGACCACCCTTGCTCTATCCCCGACGATCCACTCAATCTCCGGGTTCCGGCTGGTACGAGGGATCCTCGCATCCAGGACCTCTATGACTACGTCGATTCCTGCCAGACTTCGCTTGATAGCCTGCCTTGCCTTGGCCATGTGGCCGGGAAACCACGAGAACGTCATTCCGCGACAACTCCAGCCCCCAGCTTCGGTGTCCGTAAGAGCCCGATCTCCCCCGGAGGCCACCACGCCACGAAGGCCTTGCCCACGATATTCCGCCGCGGGACGAACCCCACGTCGGGAAAACGCGAGTCATCGCTGTTGTTCCGGTTGTCTCCCAGGACGAAGTAGTGTCCGGCAGGCACGACCTCTGGACCGAAGGTCCCGAAGGTGAGGTCCATAGTGTAATCTTCCTCGAGGACCTCTCCGTTCAAAATGACGTGTCCATCCCTCACCTCGACCATGTCGCCGGGGACCCCTATGACACGCTTGATGAACTTACGCCTGGGATTGGCAGGGTACCTGAATACGACGACGTCGCCTCTCTGCGGCTCCTTGAACCGGTACACGAGTTTGTTCACGAGGAGCCTCTCGCGGTTGTGCAGGTTCGGCTCCATGCTAGAGCCCTCGACCACGAAGGACTGGGCGATGAAGGTGATGATGAACGCCGCCAGGACTATGGCGATTGCAAACGCCTGCACGTACTCGACGATCTCGGCTCTGAGCGCCGGTGATATGGCGAGTCTTGACACAGGGGCCACCGGCCCCGAAGGCGACTGGCACGGACTTGCTTCGGAACACACCCCTGCGTCGGGTGCGCCCGAACCACAGTC from Bacillota bacterium includes:
- the hslU gene encoding ATP-dependent protease ATPase subunit HslU; this translates as MEDLTPRAIVEELDKYIVGQARAKRAVAIALRNRYRRLKLPAPLRDEVVPKNILMIGPTGVGKTEIARRLARLVNAPFIKVEATKFTEVGYVGRDVDSIIRDLVETSVRMVKAEKTVQVYHRAEAVVDERLLDIMAPIPSRESERNPLSALMGGLGLIRDDESFQSRQAEAKARRDELRAKLAAGELEDMMIEVTVEDQTPPMLEVFSGAGVEEMGINMQDLFGGLLPRRQRRRKVPVREARKIIAQEEAQKLVDMEEVEQEAVRRAEQSGIVFIDEIDKIAGRERGVGPDVSREGVQRDILPIVEGSTVMTKHGPVRTDHILFIAAGAFHVAKPSDLIPELQGRFPIRVELDSLTREDFKRILLEPENALVKQYKALLATEGIELEFLPEAIDEIAAIADTVNQETENIGARRLHTIIERLLDDISFDAPDMAKGRVRIDREYVRGRLQDIVGDRDLSRFIL
- the trmFO gene encoding methylenetetrahydrofolate--tRNA-(uracil(54)-C(5))-methyltransferase (FADH(2)-oxidizing) TrmFO, whose amino-acid sequence is MQTTAVDIDGADVIVVGGGLAGSEAAWQVARRGLRVVLFEMRPSLMTPAHATGDLGELVCSNSLGSDSLLNAAGVLKEEMRIFGSIIMRCAECSRIPAGSALACDRRRFARLVTAYVERCPNMKLVRREMRGIPEDVPTVIATGPLTSDDMAAAIAGLAGTEHLYFYDAVAPIVTAESCDMSKAFWAARYGRGGKDYLNCPMTKEEYERFHEALVSARCAPVHGFEDTKVFESCMPVEVLARRGKEALVYGPLRPVGLVDPRTGERPYAVVQLRREDEEGTLLNMVGFQTRLAWDEQRRVFRMIPGLERAHFVRLGVMHRNTYVNSPELLRPTMQCRLRDTLFFAGQLTGVEGYLESAASGLVAGVNASRLALGLAPVVFPRETVHGSLCQYITSPHAGGFQPMNANFGIMPRASGGGRGRAARRAISTRALNAAKDFEKTLRSGVEQIL
- a CDS encoding YraN family protein, producing MSVHAREVGLVGASGGSLGVLGEELAANYLESVGFVVLERNFRRKTGEIDVVARDGDTVVFVEVKTRRSGRFGWAVEQVTAGKRRRLVRTALAYVVERGMAGAECRFDVVAVDIRPVGPPAISLIKGAFDCRR
- the topA gene encoding type I DNA topoisomerase translates to MSKSLVIVESPAKAKTIGKFLGSGFTVKASKGHVRDLPKSKLGVDLKGGYAPHYVLIKDRGDIIRELKGAVASVDGVLLATDPDREGEAISWHLTQVLGIDPGSPCRIEFNEITRTAVRAALGSPRPIDMARVNAQQARRVLDRLVGYGLSPLLWKKVRRGLSAGRVQSVAVRLVCDREREIQAHVREEYWSITAHLLSGEGGREFPAKLVLRGGKKVEIRNEGEAGSILKELEGATYLVEQVSRKERRRNPSPPFTTSTMQQEASRRLGFGSKKTMMVAQQLYEGLPLGDEGSVGLVTYIRTDSVRVAAEAEQAARAFIVKTYGREYAPGHPRRYRAKTTSQDAHEAIRPTNVERLPDHVKQYLTRDQYRLYRLIWERFVASQMESAVLDAMSVDVRARGYTFRATGSRVKFPGFAMVYQEASDTEKGEEQSLPEVREGEELALVKLEHAQHFTEPPPRYTEATLVKALEENGIGRPSTYAPIIDTILRRGYVVLEDRRFHPTQLGFVVVDVLKQVYPQVVDVAFTADVESKLDRIAEGELDWVRVVDEFYVPFQKVVTAAEETMGRVKIPDEVTDEKCPECGRPLVVKHGRFGTFLGCQGYPDCTFTKKIVRSTGVACPECGAEVVERRTKKGRKFYGCSRYPDCRFTTWYTPLKVTCPKCGAFLVKRGRGGGVRACVRETCDYREEGKAEPGGAGANA
- a CDS encoding ribonuclease HII, which produces MTDVSAARQGSGVDLLEFERRLWNRGYVAVAGIDEAGRGALLASVVAAAVVFRPGTLLPGVRDSKTLSPKRREELYDAILQTAVAVGTGAVDAETVDRINIRQAARLAMKKAVESLGIVPDYLLVDAEEVGVPVPQIAIVHGDALSQAIAAASIVAKVTRDRMCEVWDAQYPQYRIGSHKGYCTREHVAAILEHGPCPLHRKTFLRRILCHQSSFARDLGV
- a CDS encoding YifB family Mg chelatase-like AAA ATPase — encoded protein: MLAKVPSGAVLGVDGYPVHVEVDVSAGLPSFEVVGLPDAATRESRERVRAALRNSGFEFPLRRITVNLAPAMVRKEGACFDLAMAVGILTATGEVPAPAAEGQVLVGELSLDGHVRGTWGVLPIALAAKAAGFSKMVVARENAGEAALVDGLDVYGVSTLREAVGHLSGAISVGKTPSTRRCVPGKGNGERVPDFGDVLGQDHARRALEVAAAGGHNVLMVGPPGAGKTMLARRLPSILPPLSWDETLEVTRVYSAAGRLPAGASIVSERPFRDPHHSISLAGLIGGGRVPKPGEVSLAHRGVLFLDEMPEFSGRALEALRQPLEDGLVTISRSGGVATFPARFILVGAMNPCPCGRGYGSTGCTCTPAMVKRYLAGLSGPLLDRIDIHLHVGRVNMEDVERGPVSETSEEIRRRVVTAREVQEKRFEGLSIRTNAEMKPAEIREHCRMSKDARIMLYSACAKLGLSARAYARVLKVARTIADLDGNDELLVRHVGEAVSYRSFAAR
- the hslV gene encoding ATP-dependent protease subunit HslV: MFHATTVVAVKKDGHVAVAGDGQVTFANTVMKHRAKKVRRIHDGKVLAGFAGAAADAFALFEKFEGKLEEFRGNLPRAAVELAKEWRLDRALRKLEALLVVADASHLLVVSGSGDVIEPDDGVAAVGSGGPYALAAARALLRHTDLSCRDIVVESLKIASSICIYTNEEITFEEI
- the dprA gene encoding DNA-processing protein DprA; translated protein: MDERECVIALNLVDTIGGERLASLIERFGSAREALLASEAQLRTVEGIGPVTARKIAAVRDGKLLREELRTASKLGVKIVTSSDPGYPERLHTINHPPPVLYVKGTLLPSDAFSLAIVGSRRGSHYGRRAARLLSSEAAAAGLTVVSGMARGIDSVAHHAALERGGRTIAVLGCGIDVVYPPENVKLAQEIAGNGALVSERSLGTRPLARNFPARNRIISGLSLGVVVVEAGETSGSLITAEFAADQGREVFAVPGDIESPLSRGTHRLIKEGARLVEGIADVLDELGIEVPRGDHRGTMEGESSLSARERRVLAVMGFSPVSADDIVYETGLAPQDVAVALGSLELRGIVERSLDGYARRS
- a CDS encoding DUF494 family protein; the encoded protein is MACSKRDQTRGRRRLAAAPRRVLNAHERQKLTVDAWGLLAFLQEADLVRADELEEALLLIATLESGEVDAKELALVLSSVIADRDRAAIILWKASGRDGDDDAGEEDEEQDAGPRPRLLH
- the xerC gene encoding tyrosine recombinase XerC; the encoded protein is MASQVDGFLAHLALEKGVSPHTLEAYSHDLRCFIDFLDEALKERKDLSEVSHLEVRAYLANLQKARYSRRTIARRLAAVRSFFTYLCRQGLCRTNPARGVSAPKLGRMLPRFLHEENVTSLVEAPASDTPIGLRDRAVLETLYAAGLRVSELVGLDMADVDLSHGFARAFGKGGRERVVPIGERAADALREYIAKGRPVLAGGRREEAAGEEALFLNRGGRRLSTRAVQLMLDKYIRQVSIDKKVSPHAIRHSFATHLLDHGADLRAVQELLGHVSISTTQIYTHVSREKLRLVYDKAHPRA